The following is a genomic window from Spartobacteria bacterium.
TAAGATAGTCAAATAACAAATAAACAACCAACCCAACAGGTGATAAATTGATACGTTACAAAATAAAAACTGGCAAGGCTGAACTTAACAGTACAAGTGGCAATCATCTCTGCGGCCTGATACTCAGCGATACAAATCAGGATGCTGTACCCGATAATTTCCAGAAACGTCGTTCCGATGCGATATCGGATCGCGATATTCTCTATACTCAAATAGGTCTTCTTTGCAATGGCTGCACAGACTTTAACGACATCGAACTCTATAAAGGTGACTCAATATTCATGAATGCTTATGGATTAAAGAATGTCGCATCCGAGGCCGTCTTCCGTCAGCGTTTTGATGATCTTCCGGAAACACGAACACATGCCGCATTACGCCAACTCAATCTGCAGTTGCTCGCTCCCCGCAGTTTCGGAACAGTCAGCGCAGACGGGCTGTCTTTGATACCCGTCGATTTAGATGTCAGCCCACTGGATAATTCGGGTTCATCCAAACAAGGTGTTTCGTTCACATACAAAAAGCATGATGGCTATGCTCCCATGTTTGCCTACATTGGGTGTGAGGGCTATATGCTCGACTGTGAACTACGTCCTGGCAAACAGCACTGTCAGTCAGGAACTCCTGACTTCATTCGTCGAATCGTGGAATTTATCGAAAGGCTCAACTTGAAAGAAAAGATGCTGTTCCGTCTCGACAGCGGCAATGACGCTGCCGAAAATTATGACTTGTTCAGCGAGCACTATTTCATTGCGAAACGCAATTTACGCAAAGAAGTTCGTGAACAGTGGCTGGC
Proteins encoded in this region:
- a CDS encoding IS1380 family transposase, with the protein product MIRYKIKTGKAELNSTSGNHLCGLILSDTNQDAVPDNFQKRRSDAISDRDILYTQIGLLCNGCTDFNDIELYKGDSIFMNAYGLKNVASEAVFRQRFDDLPETRTHAALRQLNLQLLAPRSFGTVSADGLSLIPVDLDVSPLDNSGSSKQGVSFTYKKHDGYAPMFAYIGCEGYMLDCELRPGKQHCQSGTPDFIRRIVEFIERLNLKEKMLFRLDSGNDAAENYDLFSEHYFIAKRNLRKEVREQWLALARRVGTKQKCRNGKNIYTGFVDHLHPGGDTNRPCLPAVFEVIERITDFNGQALLIPEIEVNMWWTNLPCSAETVIELYHNHGTSEQFHSELKSDMDVERLPSGKLCANKIILLCAMISFNLLRSIGQEVVKRSSLAPQKITVSRWRIKTVLKNIIYCACRVVRHAGSIELQFGKRCPWFDVIKDICHAYA